A single window of Salvia splendens isolate huo1 chromosome 8, SspV2, whole genome shotgun sequence DNA harbors:
- the LOC121744755 gene encoding nuclear pore complex protein NUP107-like — protein sequence MEVDMDVSPSYFDPENLSSRERFRRYGKRHPGSSLSPHHDNSASRFSNAALFLENIKHEVEMHETDFGGTPFESAAKRRSYHDGYGVSTVDDDIDMIRRRGSESLKVCKKEEDEHIESADTTFSLFASLLDSGLQGLMPIPDLILRFESSCRSVSESIRYGANERYRIIEDKLMRKKARFLLDEAASWSLLWYLYGKGNEELRNDLFLFPTTSHLEAFQFVIEDYTAQLCLRIVQWLEGLASKALDLDNKVRGSHVGTYLPSSGVWHHTQRHLKRGASNQKTIHHLDFDAPTREHAQQLLDDKKQDEALLEDVWTLLRAGRLEEACNLCRSAGQPWRAASLSPFGDSNLSPSLEVLEKNGKNRMLQAIELESGIGHQWYLWKWASYCASEKIAEQDGGKYESAVYASKCSNLKRLLPVCTEWESACWAMAKSWLDVQVDIRIASLRRGEDGQFNNFEEAIGRSPRQGNIVSQPSGPNSWPLHVLNQQPTNLSSLLQKLHSSDTVHEAVTRACKDQQRQIEMNLMLGDIPHLLDLIYSWVSPSEDDGNMFRPHGDPQMMRFGAHLVLVLRYLHADQMTDTFKEKIMTVGDLIIHMYAMFLFTTQHEELVGIYASQLARHRCVDLYVHMMELRLSSSVHVRYKIFISAIEYLPFSPDDDLKGSFEEIIERILSRSRQISAGKHDKTSDIAEHHRLQSQQKAMVVQWLCFTPPSTINDARAVTAKLFLRALMHSNLLFREFALISMWRVPAVPIGAHTVLSLLAEPLKQQTELLHSNEDRDVSESFREFQDWSEYFSCDAKYRKWLKVKLENAEVSPGELSPEEKQREVTAARESLESSFSLLLRNNDPWLIPTQDHLHESVESVYLELHATAVLLLPSGECMTPDATLCTTLTSALYSSVSEEEVLRRELMANVAISPGENSCIEVVLRCLAAEGDGLGLHDLNDGGILATVMAAGFKGELARFQAGVTLEISRLDAWYSSANGSLDGPATYIVRGLCRKCCIPEIVLRCMEVSVSLMESGYRPERHHELIELVTSPETDFLHLFSKGQLQELLLFEREYSINEMDLEELPSS from the exons ATGGAGGTCGACATGGATGTTTCTCCCAGCTATTTCGACCCAGAGAACCTCAGCAGTAGAGAGCGGTTCCGTCGATACGg GAAAAGACATCCTGGCTCTAGCCTATCTCCTCATCATGATAATTCGGCTTCAAGATTCAGTAATGCTGCATTATTTCTTGAAAACATTAAACATGAGGTTGAGATGCATGAGACGGATTTTGGAGGAACACCTTTTGAATCTGCTGCTAAAAGGAGATCTTACCATGATGGTTATGGAGTTTCCACAGTTGATGATGACATTGATATGATACGCAGGAGGGGAAGTGAATCTCTTAAGGTCTGcaagaaggaagaagatgagCACATTGAAAGTGCAGATACGACTTTCTCTTTGTTTGCTTCTCTATTGGATTCTGGTCTTCAAG GGTTGATGCCTATCCCTGATCTGATACTACGTTTTGAGAGTTCATGCCGCAGTGTTTCAGAGTCAATTag ATATGGTGCCAACGAGAGGTATAGAATAATCGAGGATAAGTTAATGAGGAAGAAAGCTCGATTCTTGCTTGATGAAGCTGCCTCGTGGTCTCTTCTATGGTATTTATACGGGAAGG GAAATGAAGAACTCAGAAATGATCTATTCCTG TTCCCAACAACTTCCCATTTGGAGGCATTTCAATTTGTTATAGAAGATTATACAGCACAGTTATGTCTTAGGATTGTTCAGTGGCTGGAAGGTTTAGCTTCTAAAGCGCTTGATTTGGATAATAAG gtCAGGGGGTCTCATGTTGGCACTTACCTTCCAAGTTCTGGAGTTTGGCATCATACACAAAGACATCTTAAAAGAGGTGCCTCAAATCAAAAGACAATTCATCACTTGGATTTTGATGCACCAACACGTGAACATGCTCAGCAGCTGCTTGATGATAAA AAACAAGATGAAGCCCTTTTAGAAGATGTCTGGACTCTTCTGAGAGCTGGGAGACTAGAAGAGGCTTGTAATCTTTGCCGGTCTGCTGGACAG CCATGGAGGGCTGCGAGTTTATCTCCTTTTGGGGATTCCAATTTATCACCGTCACTTGAAGTCTTAGAGAAAAATGGCAAGAACAGAATGTTGCAGGCCATTGAACTAGAAAGTGGAATTGGTCATCAGTGGTATCTTTGGAAATGGGCTTCCTATTGTGCATCTGAA AAAATTGCTGAGCAAGATGGTGGCAAATATGAAAGTGCAGTATATGCGTCCAAATGCAGCAATTTGAAGCGCCTTCTACCAGTTTGCACTGAATGGGAG TCCGCATGCTGGGCAATGGCTAAATCATGGCTTGATGTCCAAGTTGATATCCGCATAGCTAGCTTGCGGCGAGGTGAAGATGGCCAATTCAATAATTTTGAAGAAGCAATTGGTCGAAGTCCACGGCAAGGAAATATTGTATCTCAGCCCAGTGGACCAAATAGTTGGCCACTTCATGTGCTGAATCAGCAACCAACGAATCTTTCATCACTGCTACAGAAGCTTCATTCTAG TGATACTGTGCATGAAGCTGTTACTCGAGCATGCAAGGATCAGCAAAGGCAAATTGAG ATGAATCTTATGTTAGGAGACATACCCCATTTGCTGGACCTCATATACTCTTGGGTATCACCTTCAGAGGATGACGGAAATATGTTCAG GCCTCATGGTGATCCACAGATGATGCGCTTTGGTGCACACTTAGTCTTGGTGCTTCGCTACTTGCACGCAGATCAAATGACAGATACTTTCAAAGAGAAGATAATGACAGTTGGTGATTTAATTATTCACAT GTATGCAATGTTCCTGTTTACTACGCAGCATGAGGAGTTAGTTGGAATATATGCATCTCAGCTTGCCCGCCATCGCTGTGTCGATCTATATGTCCATATGATGGAGTTGAGGCTTAGTAGCAG TGTGCATGTCAGATACAAGATCTTTATTTCAGCTATTGAGTATTTACCTTTTTCTCCCGATGATGACTTGAAAGGCAGTTTTGAGGAAATCATTGAGAG AATTTTGTCCCGGTCTCGTCAAATTAGTGCTGGAAAGCATGACAAAACCTCTGACATTGCAGAGCATCATCGCTTGCAAAGCCAACAGAAAGCTATGGTCGTTCAGTGGCTTTGCTTTACACCTCCTTCCACAATTAATGATGCCAGAGCTGTTACTGCGAAGCTTTTCCTTCGTGCACTAATGCATAG CAATTTGCTGTTCCGGGAGTTCGCCCTTATATCTATGTGGAGGGTACCTGCAGTACCGATTGGGGCTCACACAGTGCTTAGTTTACTTGCTGAACCTTTGAAACAACAAACAGAACTTCTCCATTCTAACGAAGATCGTGATGTTTCTGAAAGTTTCAGAGAATTCCAGGATTGG AGTGAGTACTTCTCTTGCGATGCAAAATATCGCAAGTGGCTAAAAGTTAAACTAGAAAATGCCGAGGTTTCACCTGGTGAACTGTCGCCCGAGGAAAAACAGAGGGAAGTTACTGCAGCTAGAGAATCTCTCGAGTCTTCATTTTCTCTGCTACTAA GAAACAATGATCCTTGGCTCATTCCAACTCAAGATCATTTGCACGAATCGGTGGAATCTGTCTACCTAGAACTGCATGCCACAGCTGTTTTATTACTACCTTCTGGTGAGTGTATGACACCTGATGCTACATTGTGCACAACATTGACAAGCGCCCTTTACTCGTCAGTAAGTGAAGAAGAAGTTCTGCGTCGAGAATTGATG GCAAATGTGGCCATCTCTCCGGGAGAGAACTCTTGTATTGAAGTTGTTCTTCGCTGCTTGGCAGCAGAGGGTGATGGGCTTGGACTACATGATCTCAATGATGGTGGTATTCTGGCTACTGTCATGGCTGCTGGGTTCAAAG GAGAGCTTGCTCGTTTTCAAGCTGGTGTAACGTTGGAGATCTCCCGCTTGGATGCTTGGTATTCAAGTGCCAATGGTTCTCTGGATGGGCCAGCGACGTATATAGTTCGTGGCCTGTGTCGCAAGTGTTGCATTCCAGAGATTGTTCTTCGATGTATGGAG GTATCTGTTTCACTAATGGAGTCTGGGTATCGACCAGAGAGGCATCACGAGTTAATTGAGCTTGTCACCTCTCCTGAAACTGATTTTCTCCATTTATTTAGCAAGGGGCAGTTGCAG GAACTCCTCCTGTTTGAGAGAGAATATTCAATAAATGAGATGGATCTTGAGGAATTGCCAAGCTCTTGA